AAGATCAGGTGACGGCCTGGCGGCAGTTGGTTGAAGAACCCGTACACCCGCGCCCGCAGGGTGGCGGTGGCCTCTCCGCCGGGGGCCTGGAAGCCCTCGAAGGCCCGCAGGGCGTTCTGCTGGGCTTCGGGCAGGTCGGCCCAGCGCAGGCCCTCGAGGTCGCCAAAGTGCAGCTCGCGCAGCTCGGCAAACATCCCCTGGGGCTCGCCGTAGGCCAGCCGGGCGGTGTGCACGGCTCGCTGCAAATCCGAGGCCAGCACCCGTTCAAAACGCTCTGCCGAGAGCCACCCGGCCAGGGCCCGGGCCTGCTCCTCGCCCAGGGGGGTCAAGGGCACATCCGTCCAGCCCGTCAGCCGACCCTCCGCATTCCAGGGGGTCTGCCCGTGGCGCACCAGCCAGAGTTCGCTCATGACTCCACCCAGGCGTAAAAGGGGGTTTCGACAAACTCCGGGGGGCCGCTCAGGTACAGCCGGAGCCCCGGCAGGCGCAGGTTGGGGCCTTCCTGCTCGAAGTCCAACGGGTCGTCCGGCAGGGTGTAGAGCAGGGTCTCTCCCGGCGGGATGCCCTTTCGCATCAGGGCCGAAACCCCCACCCCTCGCAAGCGCACACAGCGGGCCTGCGGTTCGCGCAGCACCGCAATATAGCGGGCCAGCCGGGGGCCGTCCTGGGTATGCAGGCGGCGCACCTCGCCCAGGTCTAGTAGCAAGAGGGTGGGGGTCACCTTGAGGCTGGCCTGCATCTACCCTCCCAGAAGCACCACCGGCTCGCCCCCCACCTCATGCACCCGCACCCAGCCCCCGTACACCGACTGCAAGAGGGGCTCCCGGAGCACCTCGAGGGGGCTGCCCAGGGCGGTGAGTTGACCCTGGTGCAAAAAGGCCACCCGATCCGCCCGGCGGGCCAGGTTGGGGTCGTGCAGCACCGTCAGGATGCCCATGCCCTGGGCCCGCAAGCCCGCCAACAAGCCAATGAATTCGGCCTGGTGGTGCAGGTCGAGGTGGTTGGTGGGCTCATCTAAGAGCAAAAACTGCGGGCGGGCGGCCAGCGCCCGGGCCAGCAACACCCGCTGGCGCTCCCCGCCGGAAAGGGTGGGCAGCAGGCGGTGGCGAAAGGCGGCCACCTGGGTCTCTCCCATGGCCCATTCAACCGCGGCCCAGTCGGCCTTCCCGGCCCGGCCCAGCAACCCCAGGTGCGGGGTGCGCCCCAGCATCACCACCTCCTCCACCGTGAGGTCTTCGGGGTAGCCGCCGTTTTGCGGCAAAAAAGCAATTTGCTGGCCCCGCGCCCAGCTCGAGAGCCGCGCCAGCGGCTCGCTACCCAGCCGCACCTCGCCTGCGCCGGGCTGGAGCAACCCCGCCATCAGGCGCAGCAGGGTGCTCTTTCCCGCCCCGTTGGGGCCCAGCAGGGCCAGCCACTCGCCGGGGCGGAGCTCGAGGGTCACCTCCCGCAGCACCGCCTGGTTGCGGTAGGAGAACGATACGCCGAAAGCAGCAAGGGGCTCGCGGGCCGTTGGCGAAGCTGCCGCCTCGTGCGGATCGGCCGAGGTCTGGAACCTTCCTGTCTGCCTCGGCCAGTTTCTGGTTTCCCCGCTCATTTCCTCGCCCCCCACCACAGCAGGTACAGGAAGAAAAGTCCACCCAGCATGGGCATCAGGACGCCCACACCCAGTGCACTGGGGTCAGGGTGCGCCGGGAGCCCGCCTCGGGGGGGACGCTGCGGCCCAGGCTGCCGGTAAGGGTACGGGGAAACGGCCAGGTTCATGAGCCAGAGCGGTCTTTTCATGCTGCGTCCTTTCCCAACCCGGCTTCGCGTGAGGGACGTTCTTTTCATCGGTGGTGGGCTGCCATTGCCACCGGACATAAAAAAACGCCCTCGGGAGTGAGGACGCTATGTGGATAGGTTCCCCGAAACTCCCCCTTCTTGCGAGAGGTGCCTTCCGTATCGGAGTAAGAAGGCGTTTTGGCAGGTATTCGGACTTCGGGCGGTGGTTGAAAGGCTTTGTGCCCATCTACCCCAATGCGCCGTTACCGTTGCGCGACAGTGCCGGACTTGCACCGGACTTCCCCACTTTAAGCCTGAGCTACGCGCCCAGGCACCAAAACTTTCGCCGGGTTGTGTGGGCCCTAGCGGGCCTTAGCACACCCTACACCCAGAACCCCCACCCCATCAAGCCCTAAAAAGCAGGCCAGGCCGGGGCAGGCTCGAGGCCCAGGCCCCGCAGGTAGGCCTGCAAACCCTCGAGGGCCTCCGGCTTAACCGGCTTGATTCCGTGGGCCAGGATGCTCTGGTGCCGCTGTTGCAGCAAGCCCTGGAGCTGGTTTGAGTAATCGCCGTACAGGCGCTGGGCCAGGGTTCCGCTATGGCCCAGGCGGCTGTCCATTTCAAAAATTAGCCCAAGAGCTTCCTTCAGGCCGGGCGCTTTGCGACCTGCAAACTCTCGGAGCGAGTCGGGGTAGGTAGAAGCCTGTCGCAGCTCAATGCCGGTGCGCTCGTACAGGTCGGCCTCGGCAGCCAGCTCCACCGCTCGGTAGAGCCTGGCCAGGGCGTCGTCGTAGCGCCCCCGCGCCACCCGCCGCTCGGCATTGGCAAGCAAGTCCGAGAGCAAAGCACGGGTGGGCTTACCTTCTTTGTCCAAAATCTGGCGCAGGCGGGCCTGGGCCTCCTGCAGCCCCTCCAGCACCCGCACCTTGGCCCCGTGCCCCCAGGCTTCGGCAATGGTCAGGGCGGGCTCGAGGTGCGCCTCCAGCTTCTGCCAGGCCGCCTTATGGCGAAACAGATCCCAGTGCAGCATGGCCTCCGCCACCCCTTTCAGGTGGGTATAAAAGCGCTGCTCCGAGGGGGTCAGGGGCCGGGCCAGCAGCTCGCTCAAAAAGTCCTGAGCGGCAATGAAGTCGGCCCCATTCCAGGCCCGCCGAAAGCCCTCCCACTCCCGCAGGCCGTAGCGCTGGGTGGGGTCTTCCAGCAGGCGTATGCGCTCACTGCCGCTCACCACCCGCCCCTGGGCGTCGCGCTGGCTGCCGCCCACATAGCTAAAGGTCACTCCCTTTCCGCTCAAGGCCAGGGTAAGGCCCGCCACCATGGTTTTGGTGCCCCCGGAAATATCCGCCAGGATGGGCCTTCCATCCCACTCGAGGGCTTTTTGCAGGGCCTCAATGCCCTTGCGGTAGGCTTCGTTCAGGTCTTCGTGGTCGCTGATGAGCAGGGTATGGTGATTGAACTGGCCGCCGTACCGCTTGAGCAAATCGCCCGCTACCGGATAGCTCGACTGGCTCGCCACAAAAACCACCCCCTTGAGCGGCGCGTGTTCGGTCAGGGCGAACTCGAGCGGCTCGAGGGTCTGCCCTACGGTTAGGATCAGCACTTTGTGGGTCTGGGTTTCCATATCTCAGGTATACCAAATAACCAACCCCCCAGGCCCAAAAATCAACCCCTACCCCTGGGGCCTTGCCAGCGCAAGTTTCACCGCCCGCGCCACCCCTACGGGGCTATTTGTTTGCGACACGGAAAGCGACTTCGTGGCTCTCTTTGAGAGCCGGGAAGAGTTGCAATCCCCTTACGGGGCTATTTTTTTGCGACCATCTGGTAGCGGAATCGGTCTGTGAGCCGCTTCAGGTTGTAGGCCCCGGTCTTGGCCCCGTGAACTTCCAGACCAGCCCGTTGCAGCTCTTCAGCAAACTGAAGCGAAATGAAGGCCAGCCGCCCGACCCGGCCCACCTTGTAGGCCACTACTGCATCAAACATGTCCGCCCTAACATCTGCCAGAAGCCGGTCAAAACCGGCCCGGCTGGGGTTGGCCCTCGAGTCCACCTCCTGGTAGGTAGCCACCAACTCACCGCCCTGGGCTGTCACATACCTGCGGTTGGACTCTTCCTGCACCGTAGGGCCGTAGCGAGTGGCCTGGGGGGGCCGATGCTGACCCGGATGTATTGGGCAAATCGCTTCATGCTACACTGACCTCATGGTGGTACTGCTGCCCGAAAAACTGGGCAAAAAGATTTCTGACCTCAAAAGGGCCAAAGGGAAGGGTTGGGAAAAAGAACTGGCCAGAGCTATAGACGTCATTCTGGCCGAAGACTTACTGCTTACCCCACCCGCCACAGAGCGAAAAAGGGCAGTCAAGGCGTTGGGCAAAGTGGCCGACCGAATCAGCAAACGAATCAACCTGAGCGACGCCGAAATAGTTGCTCGAATCAAAAAGTGATGCGTGTAGTGCTGGATACCAACGTATTTGTGTCCAGCCTGCTGTCTAAACCGGGAAGCATTACGCGTCGTATCCGCAAAGCCTGGGAAAAAGGTGCTTTTGAAGTTTGCACCTCTGAGTACCAAATTGCAGAAATACGGCGAATCCTGAACCAAAAGTTCGGAAACTTGATCGCCCCTAACGAACGCGCCCAACTGATAGCGGAAATACGCAAAGCCTGCCTTGTGATAAAACCCAAACAAAGGCGCGGCCTTTCCAAAGACGACGATGACAGCCCACTGCTCGACTTGGCTATAGAAGCACGCGCACAATACATGGTAAGTGGAGACGAGCATATGGTTTCGGTCAAGCATAAGCGTCTAAAAATCCTCACTCCAGCACAATTTTTGAAGCAAATCAAAAAATCGTTGTAGCCTACCCCCTCAAAAACCGACCAATCGCCACCCCTACCACGGTGCTGCCCTCTGAACCCTCGAATGCGGCCCGGTAAGCCCCGTTATTGTTGCCCAGCAGTAGTAAGCCGTTTTCCACCCCCAGATAGCGCTTGATCACCACACCGTCGCCCGCCAACCACACCGCCGCTACCTTGCCGCGCTCAGGCAGGCCGTCGCGGTAGCAGATGACCAGGGTGCCATCATCGGCGTAGCCCTGCATGGAGTCGCCGCGCACCCGCACCACGAATAGCCGTGAGGTTGCGATCCCCTTACGGGGCTATTTTTTTGCGACCTGCCCAACGGTGGCTGGGTGCGATACACCGTAGTCGGCCAGTTGCAATCCCCTTACGGGGCTATTTTTTTGCGACAAGACTCAAGGCGGTAGAAACCGCCTTTGATGAATACTTTGGTTGCAATCCCCTTACGGGGCTATTTTTTTGCGACCCAAGGAAGAAGCTCTGGGAATGATCCGCGAGGCCATCGTTGCAATCCCCTTACGGGGCTATTTTTTTGCGACATCAGGGCCCTCACCCGTTCATAGTCTTTCCCCACGAAGTTGCAATCCCCTTACGGGGCTATTTTTTTGCGACGTTGGCAGGGGCCTCCGCCACCCTCGTGGTGGAGGATGAGTTGCAATCCCCTTACGGGGCTATTTTTTTGCGACCGGAGTTGTTCGGCCCCGTATGGGGCCCACAGCTCCGGGGGTTGCAATCCCCTTACGGGGCTATTTTTTTGCGACGTCTACGTGCTGCACACCACGTCTTTTTTCTACAAGGTGTTGCAATCCCCTTACGGGGCTATTTTTTTGCGACAGGAAATCATCGGGGCAGCCTCTTTGGCTGCCCCGTTCTGTTGCAATCCCCTTACGGGGCTATTTTTTTGCGACATGGTGTATGTAACCATTCCCCCCAGGGCCTTTTCCAGGGTTGCAATCCCCTTACGGGGCTATTTTTTTGCGACCGGGTGGTCAAGGACGGCGTTCTTGACTACTTCGAGGACATGTTGCAATCCCCTTACGGGGCTATTTTTTTGCGACCCCAGAACGAGGAAATCATCGGGGCAGCCTCTTTGGCGTTGCAATCCCCTTACGGGGCTATTTTTTTGCGACTAGAGACCCCCGTGTGCGGGGATGTCGTTCGCCTGCTGGTTGGGGTTGCAATCCCCTTACGGGGCTATTTTTTTGCGACTAGCCCTGGCGGGTAATCCAGGGCAGAGGTAAAACATGGAAGTTGCAATCCCCTTACGGGGCTATTTTTTTGCGACTGTAATGTTGCGCCCACGAGCATCCACCATTCCCGAGTTGCAATCCCCTTACGGGGCTATTTTTTTGCGACAGCATACCCCGTTAAGTGCCGTTCTGTAAAGGGCTCTCGAGGGGGGTATTTATGAGAACTACCAGTTATCCACAGGTTGCCTGTGGATAACTCTCCAAAAAGTGCGGTTTGTTGCGATGGATACTTACAAAGTTGCACTTTTGGATTTTTTGTGGCGGTACTGTGCGATAAGCATCGCCACAACTTGCTGTCAAGAAGCGCGTTGGAAAATTCCAACACCATCAGTATAGCATTTTGCGCAAAACATAATGGGTCGTTTGGCCAAAGCGCTTCCACAGCGTTGGGGAGGGCATTTGTGGTGTGTTAGCAGAAATGGGCGTGGCTTTGCGATGGGGTTTTTGGCCTGTGAAAGTGGGGTAACGGCAGGTGTAACGGGGGTTTTAGAGAATCAGGTAGTCGGGGTCTTCGGTGAGGCGGCCCTGGCCCAGCACCTCTACCGTGCCCCCAATGGGGTAGATGCGGACGCTATCCTGGGTGAGATCGGCCTTTTTTTGCAAAAGCCGTTTGAGTTCCTGGAGTTGGGTCGGGTTCAGCCAGCACTCGAACACCGAGAGCTGTACGCGCTCGCCAAAGCTTTTGAGGGTGTTGGCCACCTTGACCCGGCGGCCATCGTCGGGGATGTCGTAGGCAATGGTGTAAAAACGTTCGGCGGGCATCTCACCTCCACAGGTAAAAGGGTGTATAGGGTTCGCGGCCCAGCAAGGCGGCCTTGAGTCGGGCGGCCTGGGTTTCAATAAGCGTCTGGTAGGTTTGGCGGAAGCCCCTGGGGTGCTGGGCTTCCTGGGCAAAGCGGGCCTCCAGCAAGCGCAAGAGGGTTTTGCGGCCGGCGTCGTTCAGGTACACACCGCCACCTTTGGCCTCGCTGTGCTTTTGGGGGTGAAGCTCGGCCCGCAAAAACGCCCCTACCACCACGGCGTCTACCACCGGAACCCGAAACTCCTCCATCAGGTCGAAGGCCAGTGCTGCCGCCCGGCGGCCCTCGGCGTGCAGCAGGCCGAGTTCGGGGTGCAGCCCGGCCAGGTGCAAAGCCAGCAGGGTGCGGCCCAGGAGCACCATGTAGCCATATGAGAGGGCCGCATTCACGGCGTCGGTGGGGGGGCGGCGGTTGCGCCCGGTAAAGCCAAAGGGCGACAGGGCCTGTTGCAGGCCGCCGAAGTAGGCCCTGGCGGCATTGCCCTCTGCGCCCCGGAGGGCCTGCAGGTGGGCAACCTGGGGCAGGGCCTCCAGGGCTGCTCGCAGTTCCTGAAGGTGGGGCGCTACCAGGAACTGCCGGGCCAGGCGCTCCAGCACCGAGATGGCCGAACGCAGCTTGCCCTCGACAAACCCCAGGGCCAGGGGCAGGGGGTTGAGCTGGGCCTGTAACTGGGCCCGCAGCACCTCCGGGGGCAGGCTCTGGGGGGCGGTGGCCTGGCCGTAGAGCTGGCCTTCCAGGGTGGCGTACAGTACCGGGACTTCCTGCCGGAGTAAAAAGGCCAGGGCCGGGGTGGTGAGGCGCACATTGCCCCAGACCACCACCCCCCGCACCTTGCGGGCCGGGAGCTGGGCCAGGGTTTGTTCGTCCAGCTCCACCAGCAAGCGGCCCTGGCGTAGGCGCAGGGTGGCGGATTGCTCGGTGAGGTGGAGGGTCATGCAAGGGGAATCGGATTGTATGCCACCTGGGGTAGCACTCCTTTTTCCACTAGCGCTTGTAATACGTGGACAAGATCGTCCGCCATACCCTGTTTGGGCGGCTCAAACCCATGTGCAAATACCGAGCTGTTGCGGGCCTTTGCCAGACCCACCAGTTTGTTGGGGTTGACTGCCAGGGTAGCCTCATCCCCCAGGGCTCTAAGCAGGAAGAAAGCAGTGACAAAGTCTACGGCTGTCTTCTGTTCCAGCTTTTCCTCAGATTTCAGACCCGCCTTCGCGCGTTCAGCTTGATATTTGTTTTGCAAATCCTCGAGGCTCATCTGAACCGTCTCGCAAAGTTTTTGGTAGTCGGGTTTGGCGGTATCCAAGCCCCTCAGGGCCAAGCGGTGCTGCAAGAAGAACTCGAGGGCCCGGTAGCGGAGCAACACGGCTTCGGCAATACGGCCTGCATCGAGCCGACGCGTGGCCATGAAGTCGAGAGCAGCCAGCGTCCAAGCCGCCGTTGTTGGCTCGGCAAGTGGGGCTATGCTCCGTTCTTTGCCGGACAGCGCATCCGCAAGCCGAATAACGGCCTCGAGCCCCTCTTTTTGGGCGGCAATTGCGTCCGTGTACTTGGCAAGGGGGCTTTGTTTGTATGGGTGCTTTTGTAAAAGATTGAGCAGCTCCTCTAGCTTTGCTTTCGCCTGTGCAAACTGCGCGGAATCCAAGGACTCGTAAGCCTCCGACAAAACCGCCTCGAGGCTGTGCGCCTTATCTTCTCGCTCCGCTGCTTGGATAAAGTTCTTTTTTGCCCGTGAAAAATCCCCTTGCAAATACGCTTCCTTAGCACGGTTACAGAGCCAGTCGGGTATTACATCACGGGGATTCTCGAGGCGCTTCAAGAACTCGGTTCCGGCTACCGGGCGGCGAAGTTGTTCGTCGTACTCTTCGTTGTCCACATAGTAAACATGCGCTACCCGACCTTCTTCTGCTAACGAAAAGGCAAACATAGCCAGCCCCGAAACCATGGCTTTGGTACCCCCAGTCGGGTCAAAAGCAACGGGTTCGGCTGGATTGATTCGGTCTACTTGCTCCCGCACTTGCCTGTAGATGTCCTCTGGGTCGCTGCGGCTTACCAAGAGGGGTTTGACGCGATCAACACCCCAACCCAACTCGGAGCGGATCCGTTCGCAAAGTTTTTCGGTGTCTTTGGTGTGCAACAAATACACCTTCTCAGCGTCTAGCGCTCGAGCAGAAAGGATAACAGGCTCTGGCGTTGTCCCTACTGTATGGAAGGAAGCCGCATACCGCTCTTGTCCTCGGTCGGTAAAACCCTCTTTAGTAAGGGGCCAGATTTGTGTTTCGTACAGCTCTTTAGCTTCTTTGGCCTGAGGAGACGGCTCCGCTCGGTTTGCGTTTGTCTGGCCCAAGAGGCTCTTATACCGAGTCCAAAGCTCCCGCAGTTGCTCCTTCTTTCGGTTCATCAGTCCTCCCACTGTCTCGCAAAGGGTCAAACCCCCGCACCCGCCCAAACCCCAGACTGGTCTTGGCCCCCACTCCGGCGTAAAAGGCAAACCGCCCCAGGGCTTGCATCCACTGGGTCTCCACCGGACTGGCGGCGGGCAGGTAGTAGACCACCCGCCCCACAAAGCCCACCCCACGCTCGTCGGGGTTGGGCCTTATGGCCTGGGTATGGCCCTGGAAACGGGCGATGGTCATGCGCTCCCAGCTTTCCTGGAGTTCCTCGGGCACCCTGGCGGGGGCGAAGGCGTTCCAGCGCTGGGCCAGGGAGTCGAAAACCAGCTTTGGCTCGGGCAGAGGGTAGCTTTGCCCTTTGCGGCGGAAGAAGGTGGGGCTGGCGAACTGGAGGCCCAGGCTGGCGCCGGCCTGGCCCTGGAAGAGCCGGGGGTAGCTGCTCACGCTGGCCCAGGGGTGCTCCTCCTGCAACACCGCCGTAACCCGAAACGGCTCCTTGAGCCGGACGGTCTGGCCCATTAGCCCAAACAGGTGGGGCGAGAGCCGGGCATACAGGCTTTCCTGCAAAATGCCCACCCGCACCCACCAGGCCCCCTCGTGGCCCCCCAGCGAGAGGCTGAAGGGGTTGGGCTGGGCGCTGTGGAGGTCGGGGTCTATCTGCTTCAGCAGGCCATACACCAGCCCCCGCCAGCCGTCGGGGTGGGGGCGGGCGGGGCCCTCGAGGGTCAGCACAATCGCAGCGAGAATCATGCCAGATCGGTCTGGGCGAAGTCGTCACCCACATAGGCCAGGGGCAGACCGCTTACCTTGGCCACCGCGTAACTCAGGCAGTCGCCGAAGTTAAGCGCTGCTGGATGGCGGCCCTTGCCGTAGCGGCGGAAGGCTGATAGGGCTTCGTATACGTGGCTTGCCTCGAAGGGAACCACCCGAACCTCGAGACGCAGCAGAAGTTCGTTAAGCAGGTACAGATTATCGGGCCCTAGTCGGCTGCTCACCACCATACCCAACTCGACCAGTGTGGGCGCTCCAACCAAGCGCACCTCGGCCCCAAGAAGGCGCTCTAACGTTTCCTGGTGCCCCGGCTCGGCAAAGATAAGTTGTAGCAAGACCGAGCTATCCAGTACCATCAGTAGCCTTCTGGGCCAAAGCCCAGGATTTCTTCTTGCTCAGCCTTGGTGGGCGCTTTACCCAGACTTTCGGGTGGTAATTTGGGCCAGACCTCGTCCTCTAAAAACTCCAGTACGCTTTCCTTGCGGGGGCGCTGGGGATGCAATAGCCGGGCCTTACGCTCCACAAGGGCCTTGCGGATAGCCTCTGTCTTGGTTTCACCCGTGAGGCGGGCTACCTCTTCGACCAGCCGTTCTACTTCTGGGTTTTTCACGGTGAGGGCCATAGGGTCAGTATAGGTGTAAAAAGGGTGGTATTCAGTAAACCTAGCCCTGTAACTCCCTGAGCTGCCTGTACCAGGCTTTTTCCTCTTTGCCCTTCAGGGTTCCGGCCGCCTGGAGCCTTTTCCAAATCTCCTCGGCGGCGGCCTTCTTTTCATCAGCGGGGGCCTCGAGGCCGTAGAGCTTTTGGATAATCTGCGGCGCCTGAGGTGCTAGGTCGCTTGGCTTCAGGGCCCTGAATTGCTCAAGTATAGCCTCCACCGCAGAGACGGTTTTTGGGGGGGAAGGAGGGGCGGCGCTGCTGGGCCCGGGGGCATTGGTAAGGCGCATCCGTCCGTACCCGGAGGTAGTCTTCGCTCCGATGCCCTCCTCCTGCAAGGCCAGCTCCAGCACTTTCCAGGCAACCTCGAGCCAGGGCCGCCCCTGCTCGGGGATCACACCGGGCGCCAGGGCCAGAGCGAACACAAACTTGCCGGTCACGCTTAAAAAGGGTACCGGAATAGGGCTGTCCCAGTCGGCGGGGGGCACACTGGCCCCGCCGTAATAGTCGCCGTGGTGGGGGGTCATTACGTCGGGGTGAATCTTGTACTCGAGGGGTAAAGCGTCGAAAAAGATGATCAGCCCGGCCTCCTCGGTGGTGCCGAAGAGCGCCTTCTGGGCCTCGCCCCGGTGGAAGCGGCGGGGGTCG
The nucleotide sequence above comes from Meiothermus sp. CFH 77666. Encoded proteins:
- the cas6 gene encoding CRISPR-associated endoribonuclease Cas6, which gives rise to MILAAIVLTLEGPARPHPDGWRGLVYGLLKQIDPDLHSAQPNPFSLSLGGHEGAWWVRVGILQESLYARLSPHLFGLMGQTVRLKEPFRVTAVLQEEHPWASVSSYPRLFQGQAGASLGLQFASPTFFRRKGQSYPLPEPKLVFDSLAQRWNAFAPARVPEELQESWERMTIARFQGHTQAIRPNPDERGVGFVGRVVYYLPAASPVETQWMQALGRFAFYAGVGAKTSLGFGRVRGFDPLRDSGRTDEPKEGATAGALDSV
- a CDS encoding type II toxin-antitoxin system VapC family toxin produces the protein MVLDSSVLLQLIFAEPGHQETLERLLGAEVRLVGAPTLVELGMVVSSRLGPDNLYLLNELLLRLEVRVVPFEASHVYEALSAFRRYGKGRHPAALNFGDCLSYAVAKVSGLPLAYVGDDFAQTDLA
- a CDS encoding putative toxin-antitoxin system toxin component, PIN family, with the translated sequence MRVVLDTNVFVSSLLSKPGSITRRIRKAWEKGAFEVCTSEYQIAEIRRILNQKFGNLIAPNERAQLIAEIRKACLVIKPKQRRGLSKDDDDSPLLDLAIEARAQYMVSGDEHMVSVKHKRLKILTPAQFLKQIKKSL
- the cmr6 gene encoding type III-B CRISPR module RAMP protein Cmr6, which produces MRRSVLQGLKKQASTHAGLWLDKYITTTATSDTEAKRSLVAEVSGQTAPREYADYLARCRASLRALGAEERLGETQGRLVVGLGGESVLETHLTLHRTYGVPYIPGSAIKGLMSRFAATRLEDAAWERSLDPRRFHRGEAQKALFGTTEEAGLIIFFDALPLEYKIHPDVMTPHHGDYYGGASVPPADWDSPIPVPFLSVTGKFVFALALAPGVIPEQGRPWLEVAWKVLELALQEEGIGAKTTSGYGRMRLTNAPGPSSAAPPSPPKTVSAVEAILEQFRALKPSDLAPQAPQIIQKLYGLEAPADEKKAAAEEIWKRLQAAGTLKGKEEKAWYRQLRELQG
- a CDS encoding ABC transporter ATP-binding protein, with product MSGETRNWPRQTGRFQTSADPHEAAASPTAREPLAAFGVSFSYRNQAVLREVTLELRPGEWLALLGPNGAGKSTLLRLMAGLLQPGAGEVRLGSEPLARLSSWARGQQIAFLPQNGGYPEDLTVEEVVMLGRTPHLGLLGRAGKADWAAVEWAMGETQVAAFRHRLLPTLSGGERQRVLLARALAARPQFLLLDEPTNHLDLHHQAEFIGLLAGLRAQGMGILTVLHDPNLARRADRVAFLHQGQLTALGSPLEVLREPLLQSVYGGWVRVHEVGGEPVVLLGG
- a CDS encoding histidine phosphatase family protein, which translates into the protein MSELWLVRHGQTPWNAEGRLTGWTDVPLTPLGEEQARALAGWLSAERFERVLASDLQRAVHTARLAYGEPQGMFAELRELHFGDLEGLRWADLPEAQQNALRAFEGFQAPGGEATATLRARVYGFFNQLPPGRHLIFTHGGVLRMVLREFDQDRFLPPCAVLGLDWARKRVLFVRGEGADGS
- a CDS encoding TIGR02710 family CRISPR-associated CARF protein; amino-acid sequence: MNRKKEQLRELWTRYKSLLGQTNANRAEPSPQAKEAKELYETQIWPLTKEGFTDRGQERYAASFHTVGTTPEPVILSARALDAEKVYLLHTKDTEKLCERIRSELGWGVDRVKPLLVSRSDPEDIYRQVREQVDRINPAEPVAFDPTGGTKAMVSGLAMFAFSLAEEGRVAHVYYVDNEEYDEQLRRPVAGTEFLKRLENPRDVIPDWLCNRAKEAYLQGDFSRAKKNFIQAAEREDKAHSLEAVLSEAYESLDSAQFAQAKAKLEELLNLLQKHPYKQSPLAKYTDAIAAQKEGLEAVIRLADALSGKERSIAPLAEPTTAAWTLAALDFMATRRLDAGRIAEAVLLRYRALEFFLQHRLALRGLDTAKPDYQKLCETVQMSLEDLQNKYQAERAKAGLKSEEKLEQKTAVDFVTAFFLLRALGDEATLAVNPNKLVGLAKARNSSVFAHGFEPPKQGMADDLVHVLQALVEKGVLPQVAYNPIPLA
- a CDS encoding S24/S26 family peptidase encodes the protein MVRVRGDSMQGYADDGTLVICYRDGLPERGKVAAVWLAGDGVVIKRYLGVENGLLLLGNNNGAYRAAFEGSEGSTVVGVAIGRFLRG
- a CDS encoding type II toxin-antitoxin system VapB family antitoxin, producing the protein MALTVKNPEVERLVEEVARLTGETKTEAIRKALVERKARLLHPQRPRKESVLEFLEDEVWPKLPPESLGKAPTKAEQEEILGFGPEGY
- a CDS encoding recombinase family protein: MQEESNRRYVTAQGGELVATYQEVDSRANPSRAGFDRLLADVRADMFDAVVAYKVGRVGRLAFISLQFAEELQRAGLEVHGAKTGAYNLKRLTDRFRYQMVAKK
- the cas1 gene encoding CRISPR-associated endonuclease Cas1, producing MTLHLTEQSATLRLRQGRLLVELDEQTLAQLPARKVRGVVVWGNVRLTTPALAFLLRQEVPVLYATLEGQLYGQATAPQSLPPEVLRAQLQAQLNPLPLALGFVEGKLRSAISVLERLARQFLVAPHLQELRAALEALPQVAHLQALRGAEGNAARAYFGGLQQALSPFGFTGRNRRPPTDAVNAALSYGYMVLLGRTLLALHLAGLHPELGLLHAEGRRAAALAFDLMEEFRVPVVDAVVVGAFLRAELHPQKHSEAKGGGVYLNDAGRKTLLRLLEARFAQEAQHPRGFRQTYQTLIETQAARLKAALLGREPYTPFYLWR
- the cas2 gene encoding CRISPR-associated endonuclease Cas2, with amino-acid sequence MPAERFYTIAYDIPDDGRRVKVANTLKSFGERVQLSVFECWLNPTQLQELKRLLQKKADLTQDSVRIYPIGGTVEVLGQGRLTEDPDYLIL
- a CDS encoding TIGR02710 family CRISPR-associated CARF protein, whose translation is METQTHKVLILTVGQTLEPLEFALTEHAPLKGVVFVASQSSYPVAGDLLKRYGGQFNHHTLLISDHEDLNEAYRKGIEALQKALEWDGRPILADISGGTKTMVAGLTLALSGKGVTFSYVGGSQRDAQGRVVSGSERIRLLEDPTQRYGLREWEGFRRAWNGADFIAAQDFLSELLARPLTPSEQRFYTHLKGVAEAMLHWDLFRHKAAWQKLEAHLEPALTIAEAWGHGAKVRVLEGLQEAQARLRQILDKEGKPTRALLSDLLANAERRVARGRYDDALARLYRAVELAAEADLYERTGIELRQASTYPDSLREFAGRKAPGLKEALGLIFEMDSRLGHSGTLAQRLYGDYSNQLQGLLQQRHQSILAHGIKPVKPEALEGLQAYLRGLGLEPAPAWPAF